TACCGGCCGCTCCAAGAACTGTTTTCAAGCGGCATCCTACACCCGAAGCTTTTCTAGTTAACTAATTCCAACAACAGGCCTTTTTCTGTTGTTTTATTAGTTAATGAGAAAAGTAACGATGAATAACAAAACTATAGTAATTGCCGTGTTTGTGCTTCTCCTTGGTGGACTAGCCTACTACACCGTTGGCTACAACCGCCACACGGACTCGAGCGACAGTCACGAAGCTATGATGGGTGCCCACGACGATGGCACCATCGAACCATATGAAATCTACCCAGGTGATGTTGCTGAAAAAATTAAGAACAATGACAACATTGTCTTGCTTGACGTGCGAACACCTGAAGAATATGCCGAAAATCACCTCAAGGGTGCACTACTGCTTCCGGTACAAGAACTCTCACAGCAGTCACTGAATGCAATCGGACTCGGCGAAAACGCAAAAGACAAGGAGATCTACCTCTACTGTCGTAGCGGCAGTCGGAGTCAGACGGCGTATAACATCATGCGCTCGCTCGGGTACACCAACATTAAAAGTGTGGCTGGTGGTATGATCCACTGGGAAGAAGACAACTACCCATTTACTGAGTCAGGTGTATACGAAGGAAATCAAATGATGAACGGTGAGACTATGATGCCGGACGATGCTACTGGCCCTCACATTACCTTTAATCAAACCAGTCACGACTTTGGGGTTATTCCGCAATACGGTGGCAAGGTTGAAACGACCTTCACGGTCACAAATACCGGCAAAGAGACGTTACAGATTGGCGACCTAACGACGAGCTGCAGCTGTACGAGCGCAATGATCGCGGAAACCTCTATTGAACCCGGTAAAAGTACAACTCTGACAGTGGTGTTCGATCCAAACTTCCACGAGGAACCGCTTGATGTCTTTAAACGTACCGTCTTTATTCCTACCAACGACCCCCGAAATCCTGAAGCAGAAGTCTCAATCACTGTCGATATTGCAGAGGGTCAGTAATCATTAATGAAAATAATACCTATGAACAAATACACTATTGGTGCGATCTTGCTGGGAACCATTCTGTTGCTGGTAATGGTCTCGACCCAGAGCAACAACGCTGGACAAGCAGCCACCAAACAATCAGCCACATCTATCATCACTGTTACGGGAGACAAATATGACTTCGGTACAATTGATATCTTTGGCGGCAAAGTACATACAACTTACATGCTCAAAAATGAAGGACCCGATGATGTCACTATCACCAACGCCCAAACGAGCTGTATGTGTACCGAAGGCGAAATAGACGGTTATACATTCGGTATGCATGGTAGTAACGTGCACAACATTGTCATCCCGGCCGGTGCAGAAAAAGAAGTGACCGCCACCTTCGACCCACTCGCTCATGGTCCGAATGGTACCGGTAAGATCACTCGAGAATTGGTCCTTAAGACCAACTCCACTGCTTCACCGGAAGTACGAATGATGTTCAATGGAGACGTCGCTAAAAATGAAAACAATTAATCAGAAAAAACCTATGCAATACGGCTATTCAAAACAAGTAGCGCTACCCTTTACGGAAGCGGTGACAAAAACTAAAGACGCACTGGCAGTGGAAGGTTTCGGGGTGCTCACTGAGATTAATGTTGCTGCCACGCTGAAGAAAAAACTCGATATTAATTTCAATCAGTACGTCATATTTGGTGCGTGTAACCCGGCGTTTGCCCACCAAGCACTCGAGGCAGAACCAGAGATTGGTCTACTACTTCCGTGCAACGTAATTGTTTACGAGCGCGACGGCAGTGTGCATGTCTCCGCCATTCTGCCAACGGTCGCCATGCAAATGGTTAAAAACGACTCATTACACGAAATCGCAACTGCAGTTGAAG
Above is a window of Candidatus Nomurabacteria bacterium DNA encoding:
- a CDS encoding DUF302 domain-containing protein, whose amino-acid sequence is MQYGYSKQVALPFTEAVTKTKDALAVEGFGVLTEINVAATLKKKLDINFNQYVIFGACNPAFAHQALEAEPEIGLLLPCNVIVYERDGSVHVSAILPTVAMQMVKNDSLHEIATAVEAKLKTVVDAIA
- a CDS encoding DUF1573 domain-containing protein — protein: MNKYTIGAILLGTILLLVMVSTQSNNAGQAATKQSATSIITVTGDKYDFGTIDIFGGKVHTTYMLKNEGPDDVTITNAQTSCMCTEGEIDGYTFGMHGSNVHNIVIPAGAEKEVTATFDPLAHGPNGTGKITRELVLKTNSTASPEVRMMFNGDVAKNENN
- a CDS encoding DUF1573 domain-containing protein, with the translated sequence MNNKTIVIAVFVLLLGGLAYYTVGYNRHTDSSDSHEAMMGAHDDGTIEPYEIYPGDVAEKIKNNDNIVLLDVRTPEEYAENHLKGALLLPVQELSQQSLNAIGLGENAKDKEIYLYCRSGSRSQTAYNIMRSLGYTNIKSVAGGMIHWEEDNYPFTESGVYEGNQMMNGETMMPDDATGPHITFNQTSHDFGVIPQYGGKVETTFTVTNTGKETLQIGDLTTSCSCTSAMIAETSIEPGKSTTLTVVFDPNFHEEPLDVFKRTVFIPTNDPRNPEAEVSITVDIAEGQ